One stretch of Candidatus Poribacteria bacterium DNA includes these proteins:
- the rpsS gene encoding 30S ribosomal protein S19, translating into MARSLKKGPYIDPKLVKKINAMERSGSKRVIRTWSRRSMVTPELVGHTLAIYNGKKFFPVYITENMVGHKLGEFSPTRTFRSHSGGGVR; encoded by the coding sequence ATGGCGCGTTCTCTCAAAAAGGGACCTTACATAGACCCGAAACTTGTGAAGAAGATAAACGCTATGGAGCGTTCTGGTAGCAAACGGGTCATTCGCACATGGTCTCGCCGCTCAATGGTAACCCCTGAGTTGGTAGGGCATACCTTGGCGATTTACAATGGGAAGAAATTTTTTCCAGTGTATATTACAGAGAATATGGTAGGACATAAACTCGGTGAATTCTCGCCAACACGGACCTTCCGGTCTCACTCAGGTGGCGGTGTTAGATAG
- the rplB gene encoding 50S ribosomal protein L2 yields the protein MPKTYTPVTPSRRFMTGYTFEELTRSKPEKSLVKGSKKMAGRNANGRLTVRRRGGGHKRRYRVIDFKRDKFGVPAKVAAIEYDPNRSAHIALLHYRDGEKRYILAPVGIQVGDILTSGADAEIRVGNALPLERIPLGSSIHNIEMRPGKGGQLVRSAGAAASLVDREGKYARIQLPSGEIRLVPVNAMATLGQVGNVSQIVIGKAGRSRWLGKRPKVRGVAMNPIDHPHGGGEGKSSGGRHPVTPWGFPTKGYKTRNPKKKSGRYIFGKRK from the coding sequence GTGCCTAAAACATATACACCTGTAACCCCAAGTCGCCGGTTTATGACCGGTTATACCTTTGAAGAGCTTACCCGGAGTAAACCGGAGAAGTCTCTCGTCAAAGGCAGTAAAAAGATGGCTGGGCGGAACGCCAACGGGCGCCTAACGGTGAGGCGTCGCGGGGGCGGACACAAACGCCGATATCGGGTTATTGATTTCAAACGCGACAAGTTTGGTGTACCTGCCAAAGTCGCCGCAATTGAATATGATCCGAACCGCTCTGCACACATAGCCCTCCTCCATTATCGGGATGGAGAGAAACGATATATTCTCGCGCCAGTGGGTATACAGGTCGGCGATATACTCACCTCAGGCGCGGATGCGGAAATTCGGGTTGGAAACGCCTTACCGCTTGAAAGAATCCCGCTCGGTTCTTCAATCCATAATATAGAGATGCGCCCCGGTAAAGGTGGGCAATTGGTGCGAAGTGCCGGTGCTGCCGCCTCTTTGGTTGACAGGGAGGGAAAGTACGCACGTATTCAGTTGCCTTCTGGTGAAATTCGACTCGTTCCGGTGAATGCTATGGCGACGCTTGGGCAAGTCGGGAACGTTAGCCAGATTGTTATCGGCAAAGCTGGACGTTCGAGATGGCTTGGGAAACGTCCGAAAGTTAGAGGCGTAGCGATGAACCCTATCGATCATCCGCATGGTGGTGGTGAAGGAAAAAGTTCGGGTGGTAGACATCCGGTCACCCCGTGGGGTTTTCCCACTAAGGGGTATAAGACGCGGAACCCGAAGAAGAAATCAGGACGCTACATTTTCGGGAAACGAAAATAG
- the rplE gene encoding 50S ribosomal protein L5 has translation MSPFKEFYQTEIMPALLKHFSYENVMQIPKLDKITLNIGVGEAIQNPNALEDAVEELSLIAGQRAIITHAKKSVSAFKVREGMAIGCKVTLRRERMYEFYNRLVNVVLPQIRDFRGVSPDAFDGRGNYSIGLTEQLIFPEIDYDRVNDIRGMNITVVTTAPTDEEGRELLRLLGMPFR, from the coding sequence ATGAGCCCATTCAAAGAATTTTATCAAACGGAAATCATGCCTGCATTGCTAAAGCATTTTAGTTACGAAAATGTGATGCAGATTCCGAAACTGGACAAAATCACACTCAATATTGGGGTCGGTGAGGCGATTCAGAATCCGAACGCATTAGAAGATGCAGTCGAAGAATTGTCACTCATCGCAGGACAACGCGCTATTATCACTCACGCTAAAAAGTCTGTTTCTGCTTTTAAAGTCAGAGAAGGCATGGCGATCGGGTGTAAAGTTACCCTGAGACGCGAACGTATGTATGAGTTCTACAACCGTCTTGTGAACGTTGTTCTCCCCCAAATTCGAGACTTTCGCGGTGTATCTCCCGACGCTTTTGACGGGCGAGGTAATTATTCCATTGGACTCACGGAACAGTTAATCTTCCCGGAGATTGATTATGACCGGGTTAACGATATCCGCGGCATGAATATAACTGTTGTTACAACTGCACCAACCGACGAAGAAGGACGCGAGTTGTTAAGATTGTTGGGAATGCCATTCCGATAA
- the fusA gene encoding elongation factor G yields the protein MANKKQDTSHRLELPHMRNIGIMAHIDAGKTTVTERILYYTGRVYRIGDVDDGTTTMDWMVQEQERGITITAAATTCQWKKHHINIIDTPGHIDFTVEVERSLRVLDGAVAVFCAVGGVEPQSETVWRQADKYDIPRIAFVNKMDRTGADFFRTVEMMEERLGANAIPVQLPIGSAEQFTGIVDLISMKGQIWNMSAASGRDGTLIQETDIPEEMEEMALEYRERMLESIADSDEELLLKYLDGAEISPEEIKAGLRNGVVTGKIVPILCGTALKNKGVQPLLDAIVSYLPAPTDVPPVMGFHPKTEEEEVREANENAPFCALVFKITTDPHVGKLTYLRVYSGVLHKGDTLYNSKTGKHERIGRLMQMHANKREEHDAVYAGDIAAAIGLKDLSTGDTLCDPKAHITLETMVFPLPVMAVAVEPRTQSDIDKLNLALSKLAEEDPTFKVHQDPETGQTLLSGMGELHLEIIVDRLVREFNVSANVGNPEVAYRETILDSVRSVGRFVRQSGGRGQFGHVVIEVEPLEKGTGFEFIDDTKGGVIPQEYIPAVQKGIENAMNTGVLAGYPVVDVSVKLVDGSHHAVDSSEMAFSIAGSMAFKDAMKRATPTLLEPIMDVEVIVPDEYLGKVIGDLNSRRAQIRQTEVQGKSRIQVIRSDVPLSEMFGYVKVLRSLTQGRANYSMEFSHYNEVPTSVMEDLISAAKR from the coding sequence GTGGCGAACAAAAAACAGGATACCTCCCATCGCTTAGAATTGCCCCACATGCGAAATATTGGTATCATGGCGCATATTGATGCCGGTAAAACTACCGTGACCGAGCGAATTTTGTATTATACCGGTAGAGTTTATCGGATCGGTGATGTGGACGATGGCACCACCACTATGGATTGGATGGTGCAAGAGCAGGAGCGCGGTATTACAATCACTGCTGCCGCGACAACCTGCCAATGGAAAAAACACCATATTAATATTATTGATACACCGGGGCATATTGATTTCACTGTCGAAGTTGAACGTTCTCTCCGCGTCCTTGATGGCGCGGTTGCCGTTTTCTGTGCGGTTGGTGGCGTTGAACCCCAATCTGAGACCGTCTGGCGACAGGCTGATAAATACGATATACCGCGCATCGCTTTCGTGAATAAAATGGATCGAACGGGCGCGGATTTCTTTCGTACCGTCGAAATGATGGAAGAACGCCTCGGTGCGAACGCCATCCCTGTGCAACTACCAATCGGTTCGGCTGAACAGTTTACGGGTATCGTTGACCTCATCTCAATGAAAGGGCAGATCTGGAACATGTCTGCTGCCTCTGGACGCGATGGCACTCTCATCCAAGAAACCGATATTCCCGAAGAGATGGAAGAGATGGCATTGGAATATCGCGAGCGGATGTTGGAGTCTATCGCTGATTCTGATGAAGAACTCCTTCTTAAGTACTTGGATGGTGCTGAGATCTCACCAGAGGAAATTAAAGCAGGACTCCGTAATGGGGTCGTCACGGGCAAAATTGTCCCGATCCTTTGCGGAACGGCTTTGAAGAACAAGGGAGTCCAACCCCTCTTGGACGCTATCGTTTCTTACCTGCCAGCACCGACGGATGTGCCACCTGTAATGGGCTTTCATCCGAAGACTGAGGAAGAAGAAGTACGAGAAGCCAATGAGAACGCGCCTTTCTGTGCGCTGGTATTCAAAATTACAACAGATCCGCACGTCGGTAAACTCACTTATCTCCGTGTCTATTCTGGTGTTCTCCACAAAGGTGATACCCTTTACAACAGTAAGACTGGTAAACATGAGCGGATTGGACGTTTGATGCAGATGCATGCCAACAAACGTGAGGAACATGATGCCGTTTATGCCGGTGACATCGCAGCAGCAATCGGATTAAAAGACCTTTCAACGGGTGATACGCTCTGTGATCCGAAGGCGCATATTACTTTGGAAACGATGGTATTCCCACTTCCCGTCATGGCTGTTGCTGTTGAACCCCGCACACAATCTGATATTGATAAGTTGAACCTCGCGCTCTCGAAACTTGCCGAAGAGGATCCAACTTTTAAAGTCCATCAAGACCCGGAAACAGGACAGACTTTGCTCTCTGGAATGGGTGAACTTCACCTCGAAATCATCGTTGATAGGCTTGTACGCGAATTTAATGTCTCGGCGAATGTCGGGAATCCAGAAGTCGCCTATCGGGAAACAATTCTTGACTCGGTGAGATCTGTCGGACGTTTTGTGCGCCAATCTGGGGGTAGAGGGCAATTCGGGCACGTCGTCATTGAAGTAGAACCTCTTGAAAAAGGCACCGGTTTTGAGTTCATAGATGACACGAAGGGCGGCGTTATTCCGCAAGAGTACATTCCAGCGGTACAAAAAGGAATTGAGAATGCCATGAACACAGGTGTTCTGGCGGGCTATCCGGTGGTGGATGTATCGGTGAAACTCGTTGATGGATCGCATCACGCCGTTGATTCCTCGGAAATGGCTTTCTCCATAGCCGGATCTATGGCATTCAAAGATGCAATGAAACGGGCCACACCGACACTTCTTGAGCCTATTATGGATGTTGAGGTGATCGTCCCTGACGAGTATCTCGGCAAGGTGATAGGCGATCTAAACTCCCGGCGCGCACAAATACGTCAAACGGAAGTGCAAGGAAAATCTCGTATTCAGGTCATTCGTTCTGATGTGCCGCTCTCAGAGATGTTTGGATACGTCAAGGTCCTTAGGTCGCTCACCCAAGGTAGAGCGAACTACTCTATGGAATTTTCTCATTATAACGAAGTCCCTACCAGTGTAATGGAGGACTTAATTTCAGCAGCGAAACGTTAA
- the rplD gene encoding 50S ribosomal protein L4 — translation MSTLDVHNSSGDVLREKELADVFTDAEVNGPVIHQCVVAYLANQRQGSASTKTRSDVRGSGRKLYRQKGTGRARVGHAKSPIRVHGGVAFGPKPRSYRQYTPKRVRRLGLHSALADRFQNQQCILVEDFALERPRTKDMVSMLKSVNAEGKVLLILDEPNQNIHLSVRNIPKVNVCTWDTLNVYQVMWHDTLIITENAVEKLESKFVNTGSEAEG, via the coding sequence ATGTCAACTTTAGACGTACACAACAGTTCCGGCGATGTCCTTCGCGAAAAGGAATTGGCTGATGTGTTCACCGATGCTGAGGTGAACGGTCCAGTCATTCACCAGTGTGTTGTTGCCTATCTTGCTAATCAGCGGCAAGGCAGCGCATCAACAAAGACTCGGAGCGACGTGAGGGGGAGTGGAAGAAAACTCTATCGCCAAAAGGGAACCGGTAGAGCCCGTGTCGGGCATGCTAAATCCCCGATTCGAGTCCACGGTGGTGTAGCGTTTGGACCGAAGCCTCGCAGCTACCGGCAGTATACGCCCAAACGCGTCCGGCGGCTTGGACTTCATAGCGCGCTCGCTGATAGGTTCCAAAATCAGCAGTGTATCCTCGTTGAAGACTTCGCGCTTGAGCGTCCACGCACTAAAGACATGGTTAGCATGTTGAAATCTGTGAACGCCGAAGGCAAAGTGTTGCTCATACTTGATGAACCTAATCAGAATATCCATCTATCTGTGCGGAACATCCCTAAAGTGAATGTCTGTACATGGGATACGCTCAATGTTTACCAAGTTATGTGGCATGACACATTGATAATCACCGAGAATGCTGTCGAAAAATTGGAATCCAAGTTCGTTAATACCGGTTCTGAGGCAGAAGGATAA
- the rplP gene encoding 50S ribosomal protein L16, with the protein MLMPKRVMHRNVHRGKRRGKPVRGSKINFGEYGLQAMEAGWITSNQIESARIAITRYVRRGGKLWIKIFPHKPVSKKPAETRMGSGKKGPPEFWVAVVKPGRVLYELSGVSLEDAKGAFERAAHKLPVKTKFVARNE; encoded by the coding sequence GTGTTAATGCCCAAACGCGTGATGCATCGAAATGTGCATCGCGGAAAACGCCGTGGAAAACCGGTCCGAGGTTCAAAAATTAACTTCGGCGAATACGGATTACAAGCAATGGAAGCTGGCTGGATTACAAGCAACCAGATCGAGTCTGCTCGTATTGCGATTACACGCTACGTACGCCGTGGTGGTAAACTTTGGATCAAAATTTTTCCGCATAAGCCGGTTAGTAAAAAGCCTGCTGAAACGCGCATGGGGAGTGGAAAAAAAGGTCCCCCTGAATTTTGGGTCGCTGTCGTTAAACCCGGCAGAGTCCTTTATGAATTAAGCGGCGTTTCGCTTGAGGATGCAAAAGGGGCGTTTGAACGAGCCGCCCACAAATTACCAGTCAAGACTAAGTTTGTTGCACGGAATGAGTAA
- the rplC gene encoding 50S ribosomal protein L3: MINGIIGRKVGMTQVFEESGKAIPVTVIQAGPCPIVQLKTQEKDGYQAVQLGFGEQKESRTNSPKRGHFAKAGVDPAFVLREFRVQSLEDVSVGNVVDASLFSAGEFVDVTGTSKGRGFTGVVKRWGFAGGKKSHGGEQDLRRPGSIGASATPSRVFKGKRMAGRHGAKRHTVQNLPVIQADADRNLLVVKGAVPGPPNGLLLIKKASKARNA; the protein is encoded by the coding sequence ATGATTAATGGAATTATAGGCCGCAAGGTCGGCATGACGCAAGTCTTTGAGGAATCAGGCAAAGCGATACCTGTTACCGTTATTCAAGCGGGTCCCTGTCCGATTGTCCAACTGAAAACGCAAGAAAAAGACGGCTATCAGGCAGTTCAGTTAGGTTTCGGTGAACAGAAAGAGAGTCGTACGAATAGTCCGAAGCGCGGACACTTCGCGAAAGCTGGCGTAGACCCAGCATTCGTACTTCGTGAATTTCGGGTTCAGAGTCTTGAGGATGTGTCCGTAGGGAATGTCGTTGATGCAAGCCTCTTTTCAGCTGGTGAGTTTGTTGACGTAACAGGCACCTCAAAAGGACGTGGTTTCACAGGTGTGGTTAAACGCTGGGGATTCGCTGGTGGTAAGAAGAGCCACGGGGGTGAACAAGACCTTCGCCGACCGGGTTCTATCGGGGCAAGTGCGACACCCTCTCGCGTTTTTAAAGGGAAGCGCATGGCTGGACGTCATGGTGCTAAACGACATACTGTCCAAAATCTACCTGTGATTCAAGCCGATGCCGACCGCAACCTATTGGTTGTAAAAGGAGCTGTACCGGGACCACCCAACGGACTTCTCCTAATTAAAAAGGCATCTAAAGCACGCAATGCATAG
- the rpsQ gene encoding 30S ribosomal protein S17, whose product MNEERRRHRKFRTGLVTSNSMDKTVSVSLVRRYQHPLYKKVVRKTKKILAHDEQNSCNVGDVVQVVETRPLSRHKRWRVQTIVSSVQPADD is encoded by the coding sequence TTGAACGAGGAAAGGCGAAGACATCGCAAATTTCGGACAGGCCTTGTTACGAGTAACAGTATGGACAAAACTGTTTCAGTCTCGCTTGTGCGGCGATATCAACACCCCCTTTACAAGAAGGTCGTCCGGAAAACGAAGAAGATTCTGGCTCACGATGAACAGAATAGTTGTAATGTCGGTGACGTGGTACAGGTTGTCGAAACCCGTCCACTGAGCCGTCATAAACGGTGGCGGGTCCAAACGATAGTGAGCTCGGTGCAACCCGCAGACGATTAA
- the rpsL gene encoding 30S ribosomal protein S12, whose protein sequence is MPTINQLIKKPRKRYRKKTKSPVLQQCPQRRGICLQVKTVTPNKPNSALRKVARVRFTSGYEATCYIPGIDHNLQEHSVVLVRGGRVKDLSNVRYHIVRGKLDTAGVDNRRQGRSKYGARKPG, encoded by the coding sequence ATGCCAACAATTAATCAGTTAATCAAAAAGCCGCGTAAGCGGTATCGGAAGAAAACGAAGTCGCCAGTGCTACAGCAGTGTCCTCAGCGTCGCGGTATCTGTTTACAGGTCAAAACCGTAACACCCAACAAACCGAATTCGGCTTTGCGTAAAGTCGCTCGTGTACGGTTTACTTCTGGTTATGAAGCGACCTGTTACATTCCGGGGATCGACCACAATCTGCAGGAACACTCAGTTGTTTTAGTCCGCGGTGGACGCGTTAAAGACCTGTCTAATGTACGCTATCACATCGTTCGTGGCAAGTTGGATACCGCCGGTGTTGACAACCGCCGCCAAGGGCGTTCAAAGTACGGCGCACGCAAACCGGGTTAA
- a CDS encoding type Z 30S ribosomal protein S14 translates to MASKSWIAKQARTPRFRTRQYSRCKSCGRSRGYLRKFELCRICFRLFARAGKIPGVRKASW, encoded by the coding sequence TTGGCAAGTAAATCATGGATTGCTAAGCAAGCAAGAACCCCGCGGTTCCGGACCCGACAATACAGCCGCTGTAAGAGTTGTGGCAGGTCGCGTGGGTATCTTCGCAAATTTGAATTGTGTCGTATCTGTTTTCGCCTCTTCGCCCGCGCCGGTAAAATTCCCGGTGTCCGAAAGGCGAGTTGGTAG
- the rplN gene encoding 50S ribosomal protein L14 has product MVQSYTRLTCADNTGARKLMCISVLGGTRRRYARVGDVIVASIKEAVPNTSVKAGEVVRAVVVRTAKEYRRADGSYIKFDQNAAVLIDPQNQPRGTRIFGPVARELREKAFTRIVSLAPEVI; this is encoded by the coding sequence ATGGTTCAATCATATACTCGATTAACCTGTGCCGACAATACTGGCGCGAGGAAATTAATGTGCATTAGTGTGTTAGGTGGAACTCGTCGTCGTTATGCGCGCGTGGGTGATGTGATTGTTGCAAGCATCAAGGAGGCAGTGCCTAATACATCCGTGAAGGCTGGCGAAGTTGTTCGCGCGGTTGTTGTCCGTACTGCCAAGGAATATCGGCGTGCAGATGGTTCCTATATCAAATTCGACCAGAATGCGGCGGTGCTTATTGACCCGCAGAACCAACCGCGCGGCACGCGTATCTTCGGACCCGTCGCGCGCGAGCTCAGAGAGAAGGCGTTCACCCGAATCGTCTCGCTCGCGCCTGAGGTTATTTAG
- the rplV gene encoding 50S ribosomal protein L22, with protein sequence MEARSRIRNASVAPRKARLVADLVRNQYVEDALSQLRFTHKAASPIIYKLIQSAAANAQYQDPSVDIAELYIKEIRVDEGITRKWIRPRARGMANRILKRSSHITVVVDEESTENGE encoded by the coding sequence ATGGAAGCCAGATCCAGGATTCGGAACGCGTCGGTTGCACCTCGGAAAGCACGCTTAGTAGCCGATCTCGTCCGTAATCAGTATGTTGAGGATGCATTAAGTCAATTGCGCTTTACACATAAAGCCGCATCCCCGATAATTTACAAGTTGATTCAATCAGCAGCTGCCAACGCGCAGTATCAAGACCCGAGTGTTGATATCGCGGAATTATACATCAAGGAAATTCGGGTTGACGAGGGGATTACGCGGAAGTGGATTCGGCCCCGGGCGCGAGGTATGGCGAATAGGATTCTAAAGCGCAGCAGCCATATCACCGTCGTCGTTGATGAGGAGAGTACTGAGAATGGTGAGTAA
- the rpsJ gene encoding 30S ribosomal protein S10, which yields MDNQKIRIRLRAFDYRLLDLWSKQIADTAKRTGAAVSGPIPLPTKKHLYTVQRSTFKDKKSREQFEMRIHKRLLDISETTPKTVDDLMRLDLPAGVDVKITLL from the coding sequence ATGGACAATCAAAAGATTCGGATCCGGCTCAGGGCATTTGACTATCGGTTGTTGGATCTGTGGTCAAAGCAAATAGCAGATACTGCAAAACGGACGGGCGCAGCTGTTTCTGGTCCAATTCCATTGCCGACGAAAAAGCATCTCTATACCGTTCAGCGTTCGACTTTTAAAGATAAGAAATCGCGCGAACAGTTTGAGATGCGGATTCATAAACGGCTTTTGGATATCTCAGAAACAACCCCTAAAACCGTTGATGATTTAATGCGGTTGGACCTGCCTGCAGGTGTTGATGTCAAAATTACGCTTCTCTAA
- a CDS encoding 50S ribosomal protein L24, protein MARRKLHIKKDDTVLVLSGQDRGKQGVVLEVFPQKQRAIVEGIHIVTRHLRPNQMGQGGIVEREGTIHISNLKKVDA, encoded by the coding sequence GTGGCACGTCGAAAACTGCATATCAAGAAAGATGATACGGTCTTAGTTCTCAGTGGGCAGGATCGCGGGAAACAAGGGGTCGTTTTGGAGGTGTTTCCACAGAAACAACGCGCAATCGTTGAAGGTATTCATATTGTTACGCGCCACCTCCGACCGAATCAGATGGGACAAGGTGGGATCGTCGAACGCGAAGGCACTATTCATATTTCCAATCTCAAAAAGGTTGACGCCTAA
- the rpmC gene encoding 50S ribosomal protein L29: MKADELRGKTTEELEGELQSLKETLFNQRFRSILGQQEDTTRIGKIRKDIARVKTVLQGRSQ, from the coding sequence ATGAAAGCGGATGAACTACGCGGTAAGACAACTGAAGAATTGGAAGGTGAATTGCAGTCTCTAAAAGAGACTTTATTTAACCAGAGGTTCCGAAGTATCTTAGGACAACAAGAGGACACGACACGTATCGGCAAGATTCGCAAGGATATCGCTCGTGTGAAAACTGTGCTGCAAGGACGTTCACAATAG
- the tuf gene encoding elongation factor Tu, protein MAKETFERTKPHVNIGTIGHVDHGKTTLTAAITMVLSNLANEDYVMEYDEIDKAPEEKERGITINTAHVEYETENRHYAHVDCPGHADYIKNMITGAAQMDGAILVVSAADGPMPQTREHVLLARQVNVPSLVVYLNKADMVDDEELLELVELEVRELLSDYEFPGDDIPVVIGSALQAYEEMDGGGDPNSEACASILELMEAVDDYIPEPVRDTEKTFLMPIEDIFTISGRGTVVTGRVERGIIKTGDSVEIVGLRETQTTVVTGVEMFRKLLDEGRAGDNIGALIRGVDRDEVERGQVLAIPGTVQPHTKFEAEAYILTKDEGGRHNPFFSGYRPQFYFRTTDVTGEMNLPEGIEMIMPGDNAQITVELSKPIAMEEQLRFAIREGGQTIGAGVVSRILE, encoded by the coding sequence ATGGCTAAGGAAACGTTTGAAAGGACTAAGCCACACGTCAATATTGGAACAATTGGCCACGTTGACCACGGTAAGACAACGCTTACGGCGGCGATTACTATGGTGCTCTCGAACCTTGCCAACGAAGATTACGTCATGGAATATGACGAGATCGACAAGGCACCGGAAGAAAAAGAGCGTGGTATTACGATTAATACAGCCCACGTGGAGTATGAAACTGAGAATCGGCATTATGCCCACGTTGATTGCCCAGGACACGCCGACTATATCAAGAACATGATTACAGGCGCAGCACAGATGGACGGGGCTATTCTCGTTGTGTCTGCTGCTGATGGTCCTATGCCGCAAACCCGTGAGCACGTCCTACTCGCTCGACAGGTGAACGTGCCGTCCCTCGTTGTCTACCTTAACAAGGCAGACATGGTTGATGACGAAGAGCTTCTCGAACTCGTTGAACTCGAAGTCCGTGAATTGCTAAGCGACTATGAATTCCCCGGTGATGATATTCCGGTCGTTATCGGATCTGCCCTTCAAGCCTATGAAGAAATGGACGGTGGCGGCGATCCGAATAGCGAAGCATGTGCATCCATCTTGGAACTCATGGAAGCCGTTGATGACTACATTCCAGAACCTGTCCGCGACACTGAAAAAACCTTCTTGATGCCGATTGAGGACATCTTTACCATTAGTGGACGCGGTACGGTCGTTACGGGACGGGTTGAGCGTGGTATCATTAAAACAGGCGATTCCGTTGAAATCGTGGGGCTCCGCGAAACACAAACCACCGTTGTCACTGGTGTTGAAATGTTCCGTAAACTCCTTGACGAGGGACGTGCGGGTGATAATATTGGTGCCTTGATACGGGGTGTTGACCGCGATGAAGTTGAGCGCGGGCAAGTCTTGGCAATTCCAGGCACTGTTCAACCACACACCAAGTTTGAAGCCGAAGCTTACATTCTGACAAAAGATGAAGGTGGACGCCACAATCCCTTCTTTAGCGGATACCGCCCGCAGTTCTATTTCCGGACAACTGACGTGACTGGAGAGATGAACTTGCCTGAAGGCATTGAAATGATTATGCCCGGCGACAACGCCCAGATTACCGTTGAACTGTCTAAACCTATCGCGATGGAGGAGCAACTCCGATTCGCTATTCGAGAAGGTGGACAGACTATCGGTGCCGGTGTTGTCTCCAGAATTCTTGAGTAA
- the rplW gene encoding 50S ribosomal protein L23, whose amino-acid sequence MKDVYQVILQPLITEKSTILRDANKYVFVVDRNATKPQIRRAAEELFDIHGDILKVRTMRVRGKPKGKMLRYQRGRRPHWKKAIITLREGATIQAFESI is encoded by the coding sequence ATGAAGGATGTATATCAGGTTATATTACAACCGCTGATTACAGAGAAGAGCACGATTCTTCGCGACGCTAATAAGTATGTTTTCGTTGTGGATCGAAACGCAACGAAGCCTCAGATTCGTCGAGCTGCAGAAGAATTGTTTGATATTCATGGGGATATTCTCAAAGTTCGCACAATGCGCGTTCGTGGTAAACCGAAAGGTAAAATGTTGCGGTACCAGCGTGGACGTAGACCACATTGGAAAAAAGCCATTATTACCCTCAGAGAAGGCGCGACGATCCAAGCTTTTGAGTCTATATAG
- the rpsG gene encoding 30S ribosomal protein S7: protein MPRRGNITKRDVNPDATYNSKLVSKFINSLMLDGKKSTAQSILYESFQIIESRTNEDGFTVFKQAINNVKPVLEIRPRRVGSQTYQVPVDVKAERKQRLAFSWIIQSARSRGERRMAERLAGEIMEASRNEGGAIRRKMDQHRMADANRAFAHYRW, encoded by the coding sequence ATGCCGAGACGTGGAAACATTACCAAGCGCGACGTTAACCCTGACGCAACCTACAATAGCAAATTGGTCTCGAAGTTTATTAATAGTCTCATGCTCGATGGAAAGAAGAGCACTGCGCAATCCATTTTATACGAGAGTTTTCAGATCATCGAATCGCGGACAAATGAAGACGGTTTTACGGTTTTTAAGCAAGCGATTAACAACGTCAAACCTGTGTTAGAAATTCGACCGAGACGGGTCGGTAGCCAAACATACCAAGTCCCGGTTGATGTAAAGGCGGAACGGAAACAACGACTGGCTTTCAGCTGGATTATCCAATCGGCGCGTTCTCGCGGTGAAAGACGGATGGCTGAACGTCTCGCAGGCGAAATCATGGAGGCTTCGCGGAACGAAGGCGGGGCAATCCGTAGAAAAATGGATCAGCATCGGATGGCTGATGCAAACCGGGCTTTTGCACATTATCGATGGTAA